The following proteins are encoded in a genomic region of Desulfosporosinus youngiae DSM 17734:
- the rpmE gene encoding 50S ribosomal protein L31, which yields MKEKIHPKYEQTTVTCACGEVIPTGSTRSNIKVEICSKCHPFYTGVQRFVDAGGRVDRFKRKYGM from the coding sequence ATGAAAGAAAAAATTCACCCAAAATATGAACAAACCACAGTGACATGTGCTTGCGGAGAAGTGATCCCGACAGGAAGCACACGATCAAACATCAAAGTGGAAATTTGTTCAAAATGCCATCCCTTCTATACCGGGGTACAGCGGTTTGTCGATGCCGGCGGACGGGTTGATCGGTTCAAAAGGAAATACGGGATGTAA
- the glpX gene encoding class II fructose-bisphosphatase encodes MERELTMEFARVTEAAALASARWVGMGNKEAADNAAVEAMRAVFDTIHMDGTVVIGEGEMDEAPMLYIGERVGNGDKPELDVAVDPLEGTNIVAKGMAGAIAVVAIAKKGCLLHAPDMYMDKIAVGPAAVGKINLDAPVAENVANVAKALGKRMEDITVVIMDRPRHHKLIQDVRACGAKIRLITDGDVSPAVACAFEDSGVDMMMGIGGAPEGVLAAAALRCMGGEMQGRLWPENEEDVARAKALGIEDVHKLLTMDDLVSGDDVFFAATGITEGPLVRGVTFTAKGALTHTVVARGKTGTIRFIEARHCFDKKPRYAMKGC; translated from the coding sequence TTGGAGAGAGAACTTACCATGGAATTTGCCCGGGTAACAGAAGCGGCGGCCCTGGCCTCAGCTCGTTGGGTAGGGATGGGGAATAAAGAAGCAGCAGACAATGCGGCAGTTGAAGCTATGCGTGCCGTTTTTGATACCATTCATATGGACGGTACGGTGGTCATTGGTGAAGGGGAAATGGATGAGGCGCCCATGCTCTACATTGGAGAACGGGTCGGAAACGGAGATAAACCTGAATTGGATGTGGCGGTTGACCCTCTCGAAGGAACAAATATTGTTGCCAAAGGAATGGCAGGAGCAATAGCGGTTGTGGCCATTGCCAAGAAGGGCTGCCTGCTTCATGCTCCCGATATGTATATGGATAAGATTGCCGTAGGCCCTGCTGCCGTCGGAAAGATTAATTTAGATGCGCCAGTAGCCGAGAACGTAGCGAATGTGGCCAAAGCCTTAGGCAAACGTATGGAAGATATAACCGTCGTGATTATGGACCGCCCGCGCCATCATAAGCTGATCCAGGATGTGCGCGCTTGCGGGGCGAAAATCCGTCTTATCACAGATGGGGATGTTTCTCCTGCAGTGGCTTGTGCCTTTGAAGATTCAGGTGTGGATATGATGATGGGAATTGGCGGGGCACCTGAAGGAGTTCTTGCCGCTGCGGCTCTCCGCTGTATGGGGGGAGAAATGCAAGGGCGTCTTTGGCCGGAAAACGAGGAAGATGTGGCTCGGGCCAAAGCCTTAGGGATTGAGGACGTTCATAAGTTATTGACGATGGACGATCTGGTAAGCGGTGATGATGTCTTTTTTGCTGCCACTGGGATTACAGAGGGTCCCTTGGTCCGAGGGGTAACCTTTACAGCCAAAGGGGCATTGACTCATACCGTGGTAGCCCGGGGGAAGACCGGTACCATTCGTTTTATCGAAGCACGGCACTGTTTTGATAAAAAGCCTCGTTATGCGATGAAAGGCTGCTAG
- the fsa gene encoding fructose-6-phosphate aldolase, with translation MQFFLDSANIEEIKQAWDMGVIGGLTTNPSLVAKEGKDFHELLRIAAGIVDGPISAEVIALDHKGMLQEARVLAAIHSNIVIKLPMTEDGLKTAKVLSSEGIKTNVTLVFTANQALLAARAGATYVSPFLGRLDDIGENGLDLLADICEIFQVHDISTMTIAASIRNPVHVTESAKIGADFATVPFGVLRQLFRHPLTDTGIEKFLADWNKR, from the coding sequence ATGCAGTTTTTTTTAGATTCTGCCAATATCGAAGAGATTAAGCAAGCTTGGGATATGGGAGTCATTGGCGGCTTGACGACAAACCCCAGTTTAGTCGCTAAAGAAGGAAAGGACTTTCACGAACTTCTTAGGATCGCGGCCGGGATTGTCGATGGCCCGATCAGTGCCGAAGTGATAGCGCTTGATCATAAAGGAATGCTGCAGGAAGCCCGTGTGTTAGCTGCTATTCATTCAAATATCGTCATTAAACTTCCGATGACTGAAGACGGCCTGAAAACTGCAAAAGTGTTGAGTTCCGAAGGAATTAAAACAAATGTTACCCTGGTGTTCACTGCCAACCAGGCTTTACTGGCAGCGCGGGCAGGTGCTACTTATGTCAGTCCTTTTCTTGGTCGGTTAGATGATATCGGAGAGAATGGACTGGACTTATTGGCGGACATATGTGAGATTTTTCAAGTTCATGACATCTCAACGATGACGATTGCAGCAAGTATTCGCAATCCGGTTCATGTAACAGAATCAGCAAAAATAGGAGCAGATTTCGCGACAGTTCCTTTTGGGGTATTAAGACAACTTTTTCGCCACCCATTGACAGACACGGGGATCGAAAAGTTTTTAGCAGATTGGAACAAACGTTAG